A window of Brevibacterium ihuae contains these coding sequences:
- a CDS encoding adenosine deaminase translates to MDQTLFPTPRGVDADDPVLRLPKVSLHDHLDGGLRPATIIDLAREIGHDLPAADPTDLGAWFSESADSGDLTRYLETFDHTIAVMQTAEALTRVAREWVLDQVADGVFYAEARWAPEQHLRAGLDMDAAVIAVQAGLDEGEAIAAEAGRFVRTGQVLTGMRHARNSLAVAELAIRHRDTGVVGFDIAGGEAGNPPAEHLQAFDYLHRECFPVTIHAGEAAGVESILEAVQVCGAQRIGHGVRIVEDMDVVDGNGTLGRLAAWILDHQVPLEMCPSSNLQTGAAGSIADHPITGLKDLGFAVTVNPDNRLMSATSVSREMRLLIDEAGWDQADLEWATVNALGCAFIPLDARERFIDEILIPGFERMTL, encoded by the coding sequence GTGGATCAGACACTCTTTCCGACTCCCCGCGGAGTCGACGCCGACGACCCCGTCCTCCGACTCCCCAAGGTGTCGCTGCACGATCATCTCGACGGGGGGCTGCGGCCCGCGACGATCATCGATCTCGCCCGGGAGATCGGCCACGACCTCCCCGCAGCGGACCCGACGGACCTCGGGGCGTGGTTCTCCGAATCCGCGGACTCCGGGGACCTCACGCGCTACCTCGAGACCTTCGACCACACGATCGCCGTCATGCAGACCGCCGAGGCGCTCACCCGGGTCGCCCGGGAATGGGTGCTCGACCAGGTCGCCGACGGCGTGTTCTACGCCGAGGCGCGCTGGGCCCCCGAGCAGCACCTGCGCGCCGGGCTCGACATGGACGCGGCCGTGATCGCAGTCCAGGCCGGACTCGACGAGGGCGAGGCGATCGCGGCCGAGGCGGGGCGGTTCGTGCGGACCGGCCAGGTCCTCACCGGCATGCGCCACGCCCGGAACTCGCTCGCGGTCGCCGAGCTCGCCATCCGGCACCGGGACACCGGTGTCGTCGGCTTCGACATCGCCGGCGGCGAGGCGGGCAACCCGCCGGCCGAGCACCTCCAGGCCTTCGACTACCTCCATCGTGAGTGCTTCCCGGTCACCATCCACGCGGGCGAGGCGGCCGGTGTGGAATCGATCCTCGAGGCCGTCCAGGTGTGCGGCGCCCAGCGCATCGGCCACGGAGTGCGGATCGTCGAGGACATGGACGTCGTCGACGGCAACGGGACGCTCGGCAGGCTCGCGGCGTGGATCCTCGACCACCAGGTGCCGCTCGAGATGTGCCCCTCGTCGAACCTCCAGACCGGCGCGGCCGGCTCGATCGCCGACCACCCGATCACCGGGCTCAAGGACCTCGGGTTCGCCGTCACCGTCAACCCGGACAACCGGCTGATGTCCGCGACCTCGGTGAGCCGCGAGATGCGCCTCCTCATCGACGAGGCCGGATGGGACCAGGCCGATCTCGAGTGGGCCACCGTCAACGCGCTCGGCTGCGCCTTCATCCCGCTCGACGCCCGCGAGCGGTTCATCGACGAGATCCTCATCCCCGGTTTCGAGCGGATGACCCTGTGA
- a CDS encoding mannose-1-phosphate guanylyltransferase gives MPGARFHAVIPAGGSGTRLWPLSRAGSPKFLHDVLGVGRSLLQSTWDRVEPLVSPERITVVTGAQHVAAVRQQLPGLVPGRIVAEPSPKDSAAAIGLAAMLIADEDPEAIIGSFSADHSITNVDEFSAVIAQACAAAAGGDIVTVGITPTYPATAYGYIRTGPLLGLSAAPTARRALAFVEKPEAGLAREYTYSGRYRWNAGMFIARASALLEVMAEQAPDLHAGLRTIADAPVGAERERVLAEVWPRLEKKAIDYVVAEPAAAAGRVVVIPGDFGWDDVGDFDSVAKLRQPVRGEEQGMFTVGEDVDVVDIDASGVVVSDQGRLVAVVGLTDVIVVDTADALLVADRGHAQDVKRAVERAREIGREDVL, from the coding sequence GTGCCGGGCGCCCGCTTCCACGCCGTGATCCCCGCCGGGGGCTCCGGCACGCGGCTGTGGCCGCTCTCCCGAGCCGGCTCGCCGAAGTTCCTCCACGACGTCCTCGGCGTCGGGCGATCGCTCCTCCAGTCGACATGGGACCGGGTCGAGCCGCTCGTGTCCCCGGAGCGGATCACCGTCGTCACCGGCGCGCAGCACGTGGCCGCGGTGCGGCAGCAGCTCCCGGGGCTGGTCCCCGGACGGATCGTGGCGGAACCGAGCCCCAAGGATTCCGCTGCCGCGATCGGTCTCGCCGCGATGCTCATCGCCGACGAGGACCCCGAGGCGATCATCGGATCCTTCTCCGCCGACCACTCGATCACCAACGTCGACGAGTTCTCCGCGGTCATCGCCCAGGCGTGCGCCGCGGCCGCCGGGGGCGACATCGTCACCGTCGGCATCACCCCGACCTATCCGGCGACCGCCTACGGCTACATCCGCACCGGGCCGCTGCTCGGGCTGTCCGCCGCGCCGACCGCCCGGCGCGCCCTCGCATTCGTCGAGAAGCCCGAGGCCGGGCTCGCCCGCGAGTACACGTACTCGGGCCGGTACCGCTGGAACGCCGGGATGTTCATCGCCCGGGCGTCCGCGCTGCTCGAGGTCATGGCCGAGCAGGCGCCCGATCTCCACGCCGGGCTGCGGACGATCGCGGACGCACCGGTCGGCGCCGAGCGGGAACGGGTCCTCGCCGAGGTCTGGCCCCGGCTGGAGAAGAAGGCCATCGACTACGTCGTCGCCGAGCCCGCCGCGGCGGCCGGGCGCGTCGTCGTCATCCCGGGCGACTTCGGCTGGGACGACGTGGGCGACTTCGACTCGGTGGCGAAGCTCCGCCAGCCCGTGCGCGGCGAGGAGCAGGGGATGTTCACCGTGGGCGAGGACGTCGATGTCGTCGACATCGACGCCTCCGGGGTCGTCGTGTCCGACCAGGGGCGGCTCGTCGCCGTCGTCGGGCTCACCGACGTCATCGTCGTCGACACCGCCGATGCGCTGCTCGTCGCCGACCGTGGCCACGCCCAGGACGTCAAGAGGGCCGTCGAACGGGCTCGCGAGATCGGCCGGGAGGACGTCCTGTGA
- a CDS encoding amidohydrolase yields MIRTALAPHLDALIGFRRDIHAHPELSFREFRTTDRIVAVLEEAGLHPRRLEGTGVVCEVGEGPLAVGLRADIDALPLDDLTGTDFVSTTPGVAHACGHDIHLSALVGAGLALHDIHRSRPGGLGGTVRLIFQPAEEVTPGGALTVIQQGVLADVPQVFAIHCDPNVDVGRVGSRIGAITAAGDTVIVRLRGHGGHTSRPHLTEDLVYALGKVATDLPATLHRLIDPRHAISLVWGAIEAGHAANVVPSEGSIMGTLRCLDVDGWNQVAEVLPELVDRITGPYGVEVELTHRRGVPPVVNTEPEVAIIEAAVKEELGEDSVQLTPQSMGGEDFAWYLTHCPGALVRLGTRTPGGVTYDIHQGDFLVDEGALEMGARVFAATALKAVGLR; encoded by the coding sequence GTGATCCGTACCGCCCTCGCTCCCCACCTCGACGCCCTCATCGGGTTCCGCCGCGACATCCACGCGCACCCCGAGCTGTCCTTCCGGGAGTTCCGCACCACCGACCGGATCGTCGCCGTCCTCGAGGAGGCCGGTCTGCACCCCCGCCGGCTCGAGGGCACCGGCGTCGTGTGCGAGGTCGGTGAGGGACCGCTCGCCGTCGGCCTGCGGGCCGACATCGACGCGCTCCCGCTCGACGACCTCACCGGCACCGACTTCGTCTCGACCACCCCCGGCGTGGCGCACGCCTGCGGACACGACATCCACCTCAGCGCGCTCGTCGGCGCCGGCCTCGCCCTCCACGACATCCACCGCTCGCGGCCGGGCGGTCTCGGCGGGACCGTGCGCCTGATCTTCCAGCCCGCCGAGGAGGTCACCCCCGGCGGCGCCCTCACCGTCATCCAGCAGGGCGTGCTCGCCGACGTGCCGCAGGTGTTCGCGATCCACTGCGATCCCAACGTCGACGTCGGACGCGTCGGCTCGCGGATCGGGGCGATCACCGCAGCCGGGGACACGGTGATCGTGCGGCTACGCGGCCACGGCGGCCACACCTCGCGCCCGCACCTCACCGAGGACCTCGTCTACGCGCTCGGCAAGGTCGCCACCGACCTGCCCGCGACGCTCCACCGGCTCATCGATCCGCGCCATGCGATCTCCCTCGTGTGGGGAGCGATCGAGGCCGGCCACGCCGCGAACGTCGTGCCCAGCGAGGGGTCGATCATGGGCACCCTGCGCTGCCTCGACGTCGACGGCTGGAACCAGGTGGCCGAGGTCCTCCCGGAGCTCGTCGACCGGATCACCGGGCCCTACGGTGTCGAGGTCGAGCTCACCCACCGTCGCGGTGTGCCCCCGGTGGTCAACACCGAGCCCGAGGTCGCGATCATCGAGGCCGCGGTCAAGGAGGAGCTCGGCGAGGACAGCGTGCAGCTGACCCCGCAGTCGATGGGCGGCGAGGACTTCGCCTGGTACCTCACGCACTGCCCCGGTGCGCTCGTGCGACTCGGCACCCGCACGCCGGGCGGCGTGACCTACGACATCCACCAGGGCGACTTCCTCGTCGACGAGGGCGCCCTCGAGATGGGCGCCCGGGTGTTCGCGGCGACCGCGCTCAAGGCGGTCGGCCTCCGGTGA
- a CDS encoding BMP family lipoprotein yields the protein MRRIGRAAGAVAAAMLLTACGGQPPETAEPVTTSGCMVSAPAGFADRSIGQLSFGEMSNARSAGFLASTSSQRVSTTDGTGEALSRFAAAGCDLGALVGPGGADTLSAVAVDSPDTVWLAVATGGTDYPDNVVTIDFDLREPAFIAGYSAAASSETGTVAIFASRGFAAGDALLAAFDAGVEQRNADAGTAVEVLRAGSTERRTVDDTQAAGREYTEDALDAGADVIVPFASGAASGVLEVFTAYYGIADADAAPDPTAVPDPAADGAAGAAEGDAAEEEPPFTPTLVWYGTDGSQTLGGVLGDHVIASTVPNVAAGFQSTVAGWPETGFAGELGEPPGDERTIGDIAVRAPEYTGTMDNGGVEIVATDGLLSSVAGLGRDIAEVRERIAEGEVEVPGAD from the coding sequence GTGAGGCGGATCGGCCGGGCGGCGGGCGCGGTGGCGGCGGCGATGCTGCTCACCGCGTGCGGCGGCCAGCCCCCGGAGACGGCAGAGCCGGTGACGACGAGCGGCTGCATGGTGTCCGCCCCGGCGGGCTTCGCCGACCGGTCGATCGGACAGCTGAGCTTCGGCGAGATGTCGAACGCCCGGTCCGCCGGCTTCCTCGCCTCGACCTCGTCCCAGCGCGTGAGCACGACCGACGGCACCGGCGAGGCGCTCTCCCGGTTCGCCGCCGCCGGCTGTGACCTCGGCGCGCTCGTCGGACCAGGCGGGGCGGACACGCTCTCCGCAGTGGCCGTCGATTCCCCGGACACGGTCTGGCTCGCCGTCGCCACCGGCGGCACCGACTACCCGGACAACGTCGTCACGATCGACTTCGACCTCCGCGAGCCCGCGTTCATCGCCGGGTACTCCGCGGCGGCGAGCTCGGAGACCGGCACCGTCGCGATCTTCGCCTCCCGCGGGTTCGCCGCCGGCGACGCGCTGCTCGCCGCCTTCGACGCCGGGGTCGAGCAGCGCAACGCCGATGCGGGCACCGCGGTCGAGGTGCTGCGCGCCGGATCGACCGAGCGCCGGACGGTGGACGACACGCAGGCGGCCGGTCGGGAGTACACCGAGGACGCGCTCGACGCCGGTGCCGACGTCATCGTGCCGTTCGCCTCGGGAGCGGCGAGCGGCGTGCTCGAGGTGTTCACCGCGTACTACGGGATCGCGGACGCCGACGCGGCGCCGGACCCCACCGCGGTGCCGGACCCGGCCGCCGACGGGGCCGCGGGAGCAGCGGAGGGCGACGCCGCTGAGGAGGAGCCGCCCTTCACCCCGACCCTCGTGTGGTACGGCACCGACGGCTCGCAGACGCTCGGCGGGGTGCTCGGGGACCACGTCATCGCCTCGACCGTGCCGAACGTCGCCGCCGGGTTCCAGTCCACCGTCGCCGGCTGGCCGGAGACCGGGTTCGCCGGTGAGCTCGGGGAGCCGCCGGGCGACGAGCGGACGATCGGCGACATCGCGGTGCGCGCGCCGGAGTACACCGGGACGATGGACAACGGCGGGGTCGAGATCGTCGCCACCGACGGGCTGCTGAGCTCCGTGGCGGGCCTGGGCCGGGACATCGCCGAGGTGCGCGAGCGGATCGCCGAGGGCGAGGTCGAGGTGCCCGGCGCGGACTGA
- the sdhC gene encoding succinate dehydrogenase, cytochrome b556 subunit encodes MAKATTGTLYRGNEGMWSWVAHRVTGVGIFFFLLVHVLDTALVRVSPEAYNAVIATYKTPLMGIGEIALVAAIVYHAFNGLRVILVDFWKGGPKNQKKLFWGAMILWLVVMIGFLPRQLMHIFGG; translated from the coding sequence GTGGCCAAAGCGACTACGGGCACTCTGTACCGAGGGAATGAGGGAATGTGGTCGTGGGTCGCACATCGCGTGACCGGCGTCGGCATCTTCTTCTTCCTCCTGGTGCACGTGCTCGACACAGCCCTCGTCCGCGTCTCGCCGGAGGCGTACAACGCCGTCATCGCGACGTACAAGACCCCCCTCATGGGCATCGGTGAGATCGCTCTCGTCGCAGCCATCGTGTACCACGCCTTCAACGGCCTGCGCGTCATCCTCGTCGACTTCTGGAAGGGCGGACCCAAGAACCAGAAGAAGCTGTTCTGGGGCGCCATGATCCTGTGGCTCGTCGTGATGATCGGCTTCCTGCCCCGCCAGCTCATGCACATCTTCGGAGGTTGA
- a CDS encoding MarR family winged helix-turn-helix transcriptional regulator, with the protein MDEVDRIVAAWRHERPDIDVSPMEVLSRVSRLAKQLDKARKVTFHNHGLEVWAFDVLSALRRSGAPYQLSPSQLIGEMMVTSGTMTNRIDRLVSAGWVSRHPDPADRRGVLVRLTEAGQTKVDDSLAELLVLEAELLGQLSAPQRRKLSELLRQLSSGFDAEDE; encoded by the coding sequence ATGGATGAGGTCGACCGGATCGTCGCCGCGTGGCGCCACGAGCGCCCCGACATCGACGTGTCCCCGATGGAGGTCCTCTCCCGCGTCTCCCGGCTCGCCAAGCAGCTCGACAAGGCGCGCAAGGTCACCTTCCACAACCACGGCCTCGAGGTCTGGGCCTTCGACGTGCTGTCCGCTCTCCGGCGGTCCGGCGCGCCCTATCAGCTCTCCCCCTCCCAGCTCATCGGCGAGATGATGGTGACGTCGGGGACCATGACGAACCGGATCGACCGCCTCGTGTCCGCCGGCTGGGTGTCGCGCCATCCCGACCCGGCCGACCGCCGCGGCGTCCTCGTCCGTCTCACCGAGGCCGGCCAGACGAAGGTCGACGACTCCCTCGCCGAGCTCCTCGTCCTCGAGGCGGAGCTCCTCGGACAGCTCTCCGCCCCGCAGCGCCGCAAGCTCAGCGAGCTCCTGCGGCAGCTCTCGAGCGGCTTCGACGCGGAGGACGAATGA
- a CDS encoding D-alanyl-D-alanine carboxypeptidase family protein — protein sequence MTIDLRAPAALLLSGSLLLGPAGLALPAAAAAEPAPEASAPVYVSPDLGPGTPAPEPVADAWIVADLDSGEAFAAHEIEAGRAPASVIKLLTALALVEELDDPEQVYVPVFEDMAVDGTKAGIVRENEYTIDDLFHAMIMSSANDAAHALGNAVGGQEEAVRLMNDKAAELGLTGTVARTTSGLDAPGQVTTVADQMIVAAAFLEDDYLMDIARTEVYDFPGATDPDTGVRTEGYQIGNRTRVVGEVDGGIGLKNGYTEEARGSFVAVVERDGRTLGSAVLTSENNTRRAALDLIDWAFNQEDPAVVDTVQLTPEPTAEPTTAAPSPNPTPEVGANAADADPAGAGLDPRILLGAAGLVVLAGGIGFIVLRRRGGAAGRG from the coding sequence GTGACCATCGACCTCCGCGCGCCTGCCGCGCTCCTCCTCTCCGGCTCCCTGCTGCTCGGGCCCGCAGGCCTCGCGCTGCCTGCCGCGGCTGCCGCGGAGCCCGCACCCGAGGCGAGCGCGCCCGTCTACGTCTCCCCCGACCTCGGGCCCGGCACCCCGGCGCCCGAACCGGTGGCCGACGCCTGGATCGTCGCCGACCTCGACTCCGGGGAGGCCTTCGCCGCGCACGAGATCGAGGCCGGCCGCGCGCCCGCCTCGGTGATCAAGCTCCTCACCGCGCTCGCCCTCGTCGAGGAGCTCGACGACCCCGAGCAGGTGTACGTGCCGGTGTTCGAGGACATGGCCGTCGACGGCACGAAGGCGGGGATCGTCCGGGAGAACGAGTACACGATCGACGACCTCTTCCACGCGATGATCATGTCCAGCGCCAACGACGCCGCCCACGCGCTCGGCAACGCGGTGGGCGGGCAGGAGGAGGCGGTCCGGCTGATGAACGACAAGGCCGCCGAGCTCGGCCTCACGGGGACCGTGGCCCGCACCACCTCCGGCCTCGACGCGCCGGGCCAGGTGACGACGGTCGCCGACCAGATGATCGTCGCGGCGGCGTTCCTCGAGGACGACTACCTCATGGACATCGCGCGCACCGAGGTCTACGACTTCCCCGGGGCCACGGATCCGGACACCGGGGTGCGGACCGAGGGCTACCAGATCGGGAACCGGACGCGGGTCGTCGGCGAGGTCGACGGCGGCATCGGCCTCAAGAACGGCTACACCGAGGAGGCGCGCGGTTCGTTCGTCGCCGTCGTCGAGCGCGACGGCCGAACCCTCGGCTCGGCGGTGCTGACGAGCGAGAACAACACCCGGCGCGCGGCCCTCGACCTCATCGACTGGGCATTCAATCAGGAGGATCCCGCGGTCGTCGACACGGTGCAGCTCACCCCGGAGCCCACAGCGGAGCCCACGACCGCAGCCCCGTCGCCGAACCCGACGCCCGAGGTCGGGGCGAACGCCGCAGACGCCGATCCGGCGGGTGCGGGCCTCGACCCGCGCATCCTGCTCGGGGCCGCCGGCCTCGTCGTCCTTGCCGGCGGCATCGGATTCATCGTCCTGCGCCGGCGCGGAGGCGCCGCCGGGCGCGGCTGA
- a CDS encoding succinate dehydrogenase hydrophobic membrane anchor subunit: MTASTIPAPRTGYSRHKSTRSKFELFAWLFMRLSGIVLVVLIFGHLFVNLWLGEGVNRIDFGFVAGKWANPFWQIWDLVMLWLAMIHGTNGMRTIISDYAEKPGTRVALQIVLYVASAVIIALGTLVIFTFEPCPVNADPSLLASFCTAS; encoded by the coding sequence ATGACTGCTTCGACCATCCCGGCCCCGCGCACCGGCTACTCGCGCCACAAGTCCACCCGCTCGAAGTTCGAGCTCTTCGCCTGGCTCTTCATGCGCCTGTCGGGCATCGTGCTCGTCGTGCTGATCTTCGGCCACCTGTTCGTCAACCTGTGGCTCGGTGAGGGCGTCAACCGCATCGACTTCGGCTTCGTCGCCGGCAAGTGGGCCAACCCGTTCTGGCAGATCTGGGATCTCGTCATGCTGTGGCTCGCGATGATCCACGGCACCAACGGCATGCGCACGATCATCTCCGACTACGCGGAGAAGCCCGGCACCCGGGTCGCGCTCCAGATAGTGCTCTACGTCGCCTCGGCCGTCATCATCGCGCTCGGCACCCTGGTGATCTTCACCTTCGAGCCCTGCCCGGTCAACGCCGACCCGTCACTTCTCGCGTCCTTCTGCACCGCCAGCTGA
- a CDS encoding succinate dehydrogenase iron-sulfur subunit — protein sequence MSANPETTTAEPASKVDIPDHLGGGGGEIPSFDCTFRIARFDPEQDEAPHWEEYSVTMYGTDRVLDALHKIKWEIDGSLSFRRSCAHGVCGSDAMRINGRNRLACKTLLKDLDTNKTITVEAIKGLPLEKDLIVDMEPFFQSYREVMPFLITNGAEPTRERLQSAEDRERFDDTTKCILCASCTSSCPVFWTDGQYFGPASIVNAHRFIFDSRDEGTDLRLEVLNDQEGVWRCRTTFNCTEACPRGIQVTKAIAEVKQALLTRAF from the coding sequence ATGAGCGCGAATCCCGAGACCACCACCGCAGAACCGGCTTCCAAGGTCGACATCCCCGACCACCTCGGCGGGGGCGGCGGGGAGATCCCGTCGTTCGACTGCACCTTCCGGATCGCCCGCTTCGACCCCGAGCAGGACGAGGCGCCGCACTGGGAGGAGTACAGCGTCACGATGTACGGCACCGACCGGGTGCTCGACGCTCTCCACAAGATCAAGTGGGAGATCGACGGCTCGCTGTCGTTCCGCCGCTCGTGCGCCCACGGCGTGTGCGGCTCCGACGCGATGCGGATCAACGGCCGCAACCGGCTCGCCTGCAAGACCCTCCTCAAGGACCTCGACACGAACAAGACCATCACCGTCGAGGCGATCAAGGGCCTGCCGCTCGAGAAGGACCTCATCGTGGACATGGAGCCGTTCTTCCAGTCCTACCGCGAGGTCATGCCGTTCCTCATCACGAACGGCGCCGAGCCGACCCGCGAGCGGCTGCAGTCCGCGGAGGACCGCGAGCGGTTCGACGACACCACGAAGTGCATCCTGTGCGCATCGTGCACGAGCTCGTGCCCGGTGTTCTGGACCGACGGCCAGTACTTCGGCCCGGCCTCGATCGTCAACGCCCACCGCTTCATCTTCGACAGCCGTGACGAGGGCACCGACCTCCGCCTCGAGGTCCTCAACGACCAGGAGGGCGTGTGGCGCTGCCGCACGACCTTCAACTGCACCGAGGCGTGCCCGCGCGGCATCCAGGTGACGAAGGCGATCGCCGAGGTCAAGCAGGCGCTGCTCACCCGCGCCTTCTGA
- the sdhA gene encoding succinate dehydrogenase flavoprotein subunit, whose amino-acid sequence MQVHEYDVVIVGAGGAGMRAAIESGQRARTAVLTKLYPTRSHTGAAQGGMCAALANVEEDNWEWHTFDTIKGGDYLVDQDAAEVMAKEAIDAVLDLEKMGLPFNRTPEGRIDQRRFGGHTRDHGKSPVRRACYAADRTGHMILQTLYQNCVKHGVEFYNEFYVLDLVMTEVDGVRRPAGVVAYELATGEIHVFRSKAVVFATGGFGKVFKTTSNAHTLTGDGVAVTYRQGLPLEDMEFFQFHPTGLAGLGILLSEAARGEGAVLRNSDGERFMERYAPTIKDLAPRDIVARSMANEVREGRGCGPNKDYVLLDLTHLEPAHIDAKLPDITEFARTYLGVEPYTEPVPVFPTAHYAMGGIPTNIKAEVLSNNTDVVPGLYAAGECACVSVHGSNRLGTNSLLDINVFGKRAGIAAAEYSATAVMPELPEAPEARVVEMIESMRKASGTESVAAIRRDLQEVMDTDVQVFRTDETLRNALDVIAELRARYANVGIHDRGKRYNLDLLEAVELAFLLEIAEVVTVAAIHRKESRGGHFREDFPDRDDENFMHHTMTYLDPNSEAEGIKGMRLETKPVVMTRYQPMERKY is encoded by the coding sequence ATGCAGGTACATGAGTACGACGTCGTCATCGTCGGCGCCGGCGGCGCGGGCATGCGGGCGGCCATCGAGTCCGGGCAGCGCGCCCGGACCGCGGTGCTGACCAAGCTCTACCCCACCCGCTCCCACACCGGCGCGGCCCAGGGCGGCATGTGCGCTGCGCTGGCCAACGTCGAGGAGGACAATTGGGAGTGGCACACCTTCGACACGATCAAGGGCGGCGACTACCTGGTCGACCAGGACGCCGCCGAGGTCATGGCGAAGGAGGCCATCGACGCCGTCCTCGATCTCGAGAAGATGGGTCTGCCGTTCAACCGCACCCCGGAGGGCCGGATCGACCAGCGCCGGTTCGGCGGACACACCCGCGACCACGGCAAGTCGCCGGTGCGCCGCGCGTGCTACGCCGCTGACCGCACCGGGCACATGATCCTCCAGACCCTCTACCAGAACTGCGTCAAGCACGGGGTCGAGTTCTACAACGAGTTCTACGTCCTCGATCTCGTCATGACCGAGGTCGACGGGGTCCGCCGCCCGGCCGGCGTGGTCGCCTACGAGCTCGCCACCGGAGAGATCCACGTCTTCCGCTCGAAGGCCGTGGTGTTCGCCACCGGCGGCTTCGGCAAGGTCTTCAAGACCACCTCGAACGCCCACACCCTCACCGGTGACGGCGTCGCGGTGACCTACCGCCAGGGCCTCCCCCTCGAGGACATGGAGTTCTTCCAGTTCCACCCGACCGGCCTCGCCGGACTCGGCATCCTCCTGTCCGAGGCCGCCCGCGGTGAGGGCGCGGTGCTCCGCAACTCCGACGGCGAGCGCTTCATGGAGCGCTACGCCCCCACCATCAAGGACCTCGCCCCGCGCGACATCGTCGCCCGGTCGATGGCCAACGAGGTGCGCGAGGGACGCGGCTGCGGTCCGAACAAGGACTACGTGCTCCTCGACCTCACCCACCTCGAGCCGGCGCACATCGATGCGAAGCTGCCCGACATCACCGAGTTCGCCCGCACCTACCTCGGTGTGGAGCCCTACACCGAGCCGGTGCCGGTGTTCCCCACCGCGCACTACGCGATGGGCGGCATCCCGACGAACATCAAGGCCGAGGTGCTGTCGAACAACACCGACGTCGTCCCCGGCCTATACGCCGCCGGCGAATGCGCCTGCGTGTCCGTGCACGGCTCCAACCGCCTCGGCACGAACTCGCTGCTCGACATCAACGTGTTCGGCAAGCGCGCGGGCATCGCGGCGGCGGAGTACTCCGCGACCGCGGTCATGCCCGAGCTCCCGGAGGCACCGGAGGCCCGCGTCGTCGAGATGATCGAGTCGATGCGCAAGGCGTCGGGGACCGAGTCCGTGGCCGCGATCCGCCGGGATCTCCAGGAGGTCATGGATACCGATGTCCAGGTGTTCCGCACCGACGAGACCCTGCGCAATGCGCTCGACGTCATCGCCGAGCTGCGGGCCCGCTACGCGAACGTGGGCATCCACGACCGCGGCAAGCGCTACAACCTCGACCTCCTCGAAGCCGTGGAGCTCGCCTTCCTGCTCGAGATCGCCGAGGTCGTCACCGTGGCCGCGATCCACCGCAAGGAGTCGCGCGGCGGCCACTTCCGCGAGGACTTCCCCGACCGCGACGACGAGAACTTCATGCACCACACGATGACCTACCTCGATCCGAACAGCGAGGCGGAGGGCATCAAGGGCATGCGTCTCGAGACCAAGCCCGTGGTCATGACCCGTTACCAGCCGATGGAGCGTAAGTACTGA
- a CDS encoding tyrosine-protein phosphatase: protein MTSSRSEPGDGRDLAVDGALNLRDLGGLPIPNGTTRFHRVVRGGRRERLTARGWRQLAAHGIGHVIDLRTPAEVSRRDTDPRVDPAAWAGFEIHPMPVEDFGVRAYTAALDHPYLNHPGHYRLLLDHFPDELAAVMRLLSEIARTAGTADGAGVYVHCSAGRDRTGLVSAWLLQLAGVADADIVADYRRSLDWVNEYHRTSNHPVEKHEPPEVFEPWAESRTRALGVFLRAHPAGTALPALGLTPEETTALRGLLAPAPPA, encoded by the coding sequence ATGACCTCGAGCCGCTCGGAGCCCGGGGACGGCCGCGACCTCGCCGTCGACGGCGCGCTCAACCTCCGCGACCTCGGCGGACTGCCGATCCCGAACGGCACCACCCGCTTCCACCGTGTGGTGCGCGGCGGGCGCCGGGAGCGCCTGACCGCCCGCGGCTGGCGGCAGCTCGCCGCCCACGGGATCGGACACGTCATCGATCTGCGCACCCCGGCCGAGGTCAGCCGGCGCGACACGGACCCGCGGGTCGACCCGGCGGCATGGGCCGGATTCGAGATCCACCCGATGCCCGTCGAGGACTTCGGCGTCCGCGCCTATACCGCCGCGCTCGACCACCCGTACCTCAACCATCCCGGGCACTACCGTCTCCTCCTCGACCACTTCCCCGACGAGCTCGCCGCAGTCATGCGCCTGCTCTCGGAGATCGCGCGCACCGCCGGGACCGCGGACGGCGCCGGCGTCTACGTCCACTGCTCGGCCGGGCGCGATCGCACGGGCCTCGTCTCGGCCTGGCTGCTCCAGCTCGCTGGGGTCGCGGATGCCGACATCGTCGCCGACTACCGCCGCTCGCTCGACTGGGTCAACGAGTACCACCGGACCTCGAACCACCCGGTGGAGAAGCACGAGCCGCCCGAGGTGTTCGAACCCTGGGCCGAGTCCCGCACCCGCGCGCTCGGCGTGTTCCTCCGCGCCCACCCGGCGGGCACCGCCCTTCCGGCACTCGGGCTCACCCCGGAGGAGACGACGGCCCTGCGCGGGCTCCTCGCACCCGCCCCGCCGGCCTGA